The stretch of DNA ACTGCCTGCGCCCGCGCCGGCGGGAGGGCGAGGTCGATGCCGAGCGCCGCAAGGACGTCGGCGGAGCCGCACCCGCTCGATACGCCCCGGTTGCCGTGCTTGACGACCGGGACGCCGGCGCCGGCGGCGACAAAGGCGGCTGCCGTGCTGATGTTGAAGGTCCCGGCCCGGTCGCCGCCGGTGCCGCAGGTGTCGACGAGGGGAGAGGCGACCCGCGGGGCGATGGCGACCGAAGCCGCCCGCATCGCCTGCACGCAGCCTGCGATCTCGGGCACCGTCTCGCCTTTCATCCGCATCGCCGTGAGAAAACTCCCGATCTGCGCCGGGGTCGCACCGCCCTCAAGGATCTCGCGCATCACCGCACCGGCCTCTTCGGCCGTGAGATCGCGGTGACCGACCAGCGCCGTGATCGCTTCGGCGATCATTGGGCGACCCCCCCTTCTGAGAGGAAATTTCCAATGATCCGGTCCCCCTCCCTGGAGAGGATGCTCTCCGGGTGGAACTGGATCCCCTCGATGGGGTAGTCCTGGTGGCGCACCCCCATCACGTAGCCGTCGTCCAGGCTCGTCGCCGTCACGGCGAGAGCGTCGGGCAGGCTCGCCTGGTCGGCGATCAGGGAATGATAGCGTGTCGCCTCAAACGGGTTCTCGACGCCGCTGAAGATCCCCTGACCGTCGTGGCCGATCAGCGAGGTCTTGCCGTGCATCAGCCGGTCGGCCCGCACGACCCTGCCCCCGAAGGCGGTGCAGATCGCCTGATGGCCGAGGCAGACCCCGAGGGTCGGGATATCCCGGCAGACCGTCCTGAGCGCTTCGAGGCAGAGCCCTGACTCCTCAGGAGTGCCCGGACCGGGCGAGAGGATGATCCGGTCGCATTCGATCTCGCGGAGCACTGATACCGGGGCGTCGTTCTTGACGACGACCGGCTTTGCTCCGAGCATTCCGACCTGCTGGAAGAGGTTGAAGGTGAAACTGTCGTAACAGTCGATGATCATGACGTTCATGGCGATTGCCTCCCGATCTCGATCGCCCTGAGCATGGCCCGGGCCTTGTTCTCTGTCTCTTCCCATTCCCTTTCGGGGACGGAGTCGGCGACGATCCCGGCCCCGACCTGCACGGAGGCGGTGCCGTCCTCTACGACCACCGTCCTGATCGCAATGGCGCATTCGAGGCTCCCGTC from Methanofollis liminatans DSM 4140 encodes:
- a CDS encoding anthranilate synthase component II; translation: MNVMIIDCYDSFTFNLFQQVGMLGAKPVVVKNDAPVSVLREIECDRIILSPGPGTPEESGLCLEALRTVCRDIPTLGVCLGHQAICTAFGGRVVRADRLMHGKTSLIGHDGQGIFSGVENPFEATRYHSLIADQASLPDALAVTATSLDDGYVMGVRHQDYPIEGIQFHPESILSREGDRIIGNFLSEGGVAQ